From a single Penaeus vannamei isolate JL-2024 chromosome 25, ASM4276789v1, whole genome shotgun sequence genomic region:
- the Exo70 gene encoding exocyst complex component 7 isoform X1 produces the protein MMMEQVLEKKLNVTRQLEKETSQVVTLKDILSRSGQVATNVSGILDSFEHRLARLETTILPLYQQTGNLQRRQRNTEKTLQELDYVISFYNVAGQVEGTVRERPSSVGVPQYLEAMNRLAEACRYFEQNNPQSVEIENVTTLFEAGTDALSKEFRDELKKYQKPVPPVVTLELLDEEELSEDTISGVELVPPGVREDLRAIATWLDKHSNTDRLTVYAKLRSNALSQSLQALRDHQRASSMERGGTPGSLNSPGPIRARVGKIDTTPKSRTQKISNRANRMLHEAIKGQLRSRRQGSPGHTSYSLHGTLTPPHATTPGAAGEDCLEDSDVEIYLNQVTALHRLAFAELLLAQQLVPADRVTRTFELILRDPMDQLVAEGESLAGQARRSVGRGDHQAVLSVLAMLRHVTSMQPEYDRLLTNCQTSIRSKFAAIISMLQETCVKALEGFVESVKSDGERALPKDGTVHEVTSNALIFTEQLLEYASTLSPMLQRDQSLSAALANLPRGLDQNLLAKALLGAYIKRVLVNLGLALVSRSESYSDTTLRSIFRLNNYHYILKTLQNSELLNLVALVEPQCDKMYNDQIMEQKKLYSQSWSKVLHYLNHEDVPLSVIQAGKLRDKDRQLIKDKFSGFNKEMEEMCRVQRSYSIPDRELCVSLKRDNMEYILPKYQIFYDKYVSVPFTKNAEKYVKYSPADVSTMIDKFFDVAA, from the exons ATGATGATGGAACAAGTGTTAGAGAAGAAACTCAACGTCACGAGACAATTAGAAAAG GAAACAAGTCAAGTCGTCACACTGAAGGACATCCTGTCACGTTCAGGACAAGTTGCTACCAATGTGAGTGGAATCCTTGACTCCTTCGAGCACCGTCTGGCACGCCTTGAGACAACCATCCTTCCACTCTACCAACAGACAGGAAATCTCCAAAGACGGCAGAGGA ACACTGAGAAAACCCTGCAGGAACTCGACTATGTGATCAGTTTCTACAATGTGGCAGGGCAAGTGGAAGGGACGGTGCGGGAGAGGCCAAGCAGCGTCGGTGTCCCACAGTACCTGGAGGCCATGAACCGCTTGGCTGAAGCTTGTCGCTATTTTGAGCAGAACAACCCCCAAAGTGTTGAAATTGAGAACGTG ACTACCCTCTTTGAGGCTGGTACAGACGCCCTCAGCAAGGAATTCCGAGATGAACTCAAGAAGTACCAGAAGCCAGTACCTCCTGTTGTCACACTTGAGCTCCTAGATGAGGAAG AACTAAGTGAAGATACCATCAGCGGGGTGGAGCTCGTACCCCCAGGGGTGCGAGAGGACCTGAGGGCCATTGCCACATGGCTAGACAAGCACAGCAATACAGACAGGCTCACCGTCTATGCCAAGCTGCGCTCTAATGCCCTGTCACAGAGTCTGCAG GCACTGCGTGACCATCAACGAGCAAGCAGCATGGAGAGGGGAGGCACGCCGGGCTCCCTCAATTCCCCCGGCCCCATCCGTGCCAGGGTAGGGAAGATCGACACCACTCCTAAGAGTCGCACACAGAAAATTTCCAACAG GGCCAATCGTATGCTCCACGAGGCCATCAAAGGTCAACTCCGTTCACGCAGACAAGGTTCTCCTGGACATACCTCGTACTCCCTGCATGGCACCCTCACCCCCCCGCATG caacaacaccaggaGCAGCGGGTGAAGACTGCCTTGAAGACAGCGACGTTGAGATATACCTGAACCAG GTTACTGCTCTTCATCGCCTGGCCTTCGCAGAGCTCTTGTTGGCCCAGCAGCTTGTCCCAGCTGATCGAGTTACTCGAACATTTGAGCTGATCCTGCGTGACCCCATGGATCAGTTGGTGGCTGAGGGAGAG AGTCTGGCAGGTCAAGCCCGTAGGAGTGTTGGCAGAGGTGACCACCAAGCTGTGCTGTCAGTCTTGGCAATGCTGCGGCATGTAACAAGCATGCAACCTGAGTATGACCGGCTGCTCACCAACTGCCAGACGTCCATCCGCTCCAAGTTTGCCGCCATTATCAGCATGCTTCAGGAGAcg TGTGTTAAGGCTCTGGAAGGCTTTGTGGAGAGTGTCAAGAGTGATGGGGAGCGCGCCCTGCCCAAGGACGGAACAGTCCATGAGGTCACAAGCAATGCGCTCATCTTCACAGAACAGCTCCTGGAATATGCATCGACCTTGTCCCCAATGTTGCAGCGTGATCAGAGCCTCAGTGCTGCTCTTGCTAACTTGCCTAGGGGCCTGGACCAGAATCTATTGGCTAAGGCACTGCTTGGGGCTTATATCA AGCGTGTCCTTGTGAATTTAGGTCTCGCTCTCGTCAGCCGAAGCGAGTCCTACAGCGACACAACCCTTCGTTCCATCTTCCGACTCAACAACTACCACTATATTCTCAAGACGTTGCAGAACTCTGAGCTGTTGAACTTAGTTGCCTTGGTTGAACCCCAGTGCGACAAGATGTACAATGACCAGATCATGGAGCAGAAGAAGTTGTATTCGCAGAG CTGGAGTAAAGTACTACATTACCTGAATCATGAGGATGTCCCACTATCTGTAATACAAGCTGGGAAGTTGCGAGACAAAGACCGACAACTTATTAAGGACAAGTTTTCA GGTTTCaacaaggagatggaagagatgtGCCGAGTACAGCGCAGTTACTCCATCCCGGACCGAGAACTGTGTGTCAGCCTCAAGAGAGATAACATGGAATACATTTTGCCAAAGTACCAGATCTTCTATGATAA gtATGTCAGTGTACCCTTCACCAAGAATGCAGAGAAATATGTTAAGTACAGCCCAGCAGACGTGTCCACCATGATTGACAAATTCTTTGATGTGGCTGCGTAA
- the Exo70 gene encoding exocyst complex component 7 isoform X2 translates to MMMEQVLEKKLNVTRQLEKETSQVVTLKDILSRSGQVATNVSGILDSFEHRLARLETTILPLYQQTGNLQRRQRNTEKTLQELDYVISFYNVAGQVEGTVRERPSSVGVPQYLEAMNRLAEACRYFEQNNPQSVEIENVTTLFEAGTDALSKEFRDELKKYQKPVPPVVTLELLDEEELSEDTISGVELVPPGVREDLRAIATWLDKHSNTDRLTVYAKLRSNALSQSLQALRDHQRASSMERGGTPGSLNSPGPIRARVGKIDTTPKSRTQKISNRANRMLHEAIKGQLRSRRQATTPGAAGEDCLEDSDVEIYLNQVTALHRLAFAELLLAQQLVPADRVTRTFELILRDPMDQLVAEGESLAGQARRSVGRGDHQAVLSVLAMLRHVTSMQPEYDRLLTNCQTSIRSKFAAIISMLQETCVKALEGFVESVKSDGERALPKDGTVHEVTSNALIFTEQLLEYASTLSPMLQRDQSLSAALANLPRGLDQNLLAKALLGAYIKRVLVNLGLALVSRSESYSDTTLRSIFRLNNYHYILKTLQNSELLNLVALVEPQCDKMYNDQIMEQKKLYSQSWSKVLHYLNHEDVPLSVIQAGKLRDKDRQLIKDKFSGFNKEMEEMCRVQRSYSIPDRELCVSLKRDNMEYILPKYQIFYDKYVSVPFTKNAEKYVKYSPADVSTMIDKFFDVAA, encoded by the exons ATGATGATGGAACAAGTGTTAGAGAAGAAACTCAACGTCACGAGACAATTAGAAAAG GAAACAAGTCAAGTCGTCACACTGAAGGACATCCTGTCACGTTCAGGACAAGTTGCTACCAATGTGAGTGGAATCCTTGACTCCTTCGAGCACCGTCTGGCACGCCTTGAGACAACCATCCTTCCACTCTACCAACAGACAGGAAATCTCCAAAGACGGCAGAGGA ACACTGAGAAAACCCTGCAGGAACTCGACTATGTGATCAGTTTCTACAATGTGGCAGGGCAAGTGGAAGGGACGGTGCGGGAGAGGCCAAGCAGCGTCGGTGTCCCACAGTACCTGGAGGCCATGAACCGCTTGGCTGAAGCTTGTCGCTATTTTGAGCAGAACAACCCCCAAAGTGTTGAAATTGAGAACGTG ACTACCCTCTTTGAGGCTGGTACAGACGCCCTCAGCAAGGAATTCCGAGATGAACTCAAGAAGTACCAGAAGCCAGTACCTCCTGTTGTCACACTTGAGCTCCTAGATGAGGAAG AACTAAGTGAAGATACCATCAGCGGGGTGGAGCTCGTACCCCCAGGGGTGCGAGAGGACCTGAGGGCCATTGCCACATGGCTAGACAAGCACAGCAATACAGACAGGCTCACCGTCTATGCCAAGCTGCGCTCTAATGCCCTGTCACAGAGTCTGCAG GCACTGCGTGACCATCAACGAGCAAGCAGCATGGAGAGGGGAGGCACGCCGGGCTCCCTCAATTCCCCCGGCCCCATCCGTGCCAGGGTAGGGAAGATCGACACCACTCCTAAGAGTCGCACACAGAAAATTTCCAACAG GGCCAATCGTATGCTCCACGAGGCCATCAAAGGTCAACTCCGTTCACGCAGACAAG caacaacaccaggaGCAGCGGGTGAAGACTGCCTTGAAGACAGCGACGTTGAGATATACCTGAACCAG GTTACTGCTCTTCATCGCCTGGCCTTCGCAGAGCTCTTGTTGGCCCAGCAGCTTGTCCCAGCTGATCGAGTTACTCGAACATTTGAGCTGATCCTGCGTGACCCCATGGATCAGTTGGTGGCTGAGGGAGAG AGTCTGGCAGGTCAAGCCCGTAGGAGTGTTGGCAGAGGTGACCACCAAGCTGTGCTGTCAGTCTTGGCAATGCTGCGGCATGTAACAAGCATGCAACCTGAGTATGACCGGCTGCTCACCAACTGCCAGACGTCCATCCGCTCCAAGTTTGCCGCCATTATCAGCATGCTTCAGGAGAcg TGTGTTAAGGCTCTGGAAGGCTTTGTGGAGAGTGTCAAGAGTGATGGGGAGCGCGCCCTGCCCAAGGACGGAACAGTCCATGAGGTCACAAGCAATGCGCTCATCTTCACAGAACAGCTCCTGGAATATGCATCGACCTTGTCCCCAATGTTGCAGCGTGATCAGAGCCTCAGTGCTGCTCTTGCTAACTTGCCTAGGGGCCTGGACCAGAATCTATTGGCTAAGGCACTGCTTGGGGCTTATATCA AGCGTGTCCTTGTGAATTTAGGTCTCGCTCTCGTCAGCCGAAGCGAGTCCTACAGCGACACAACCCTTCGTTCCATCTTCCGACTCAACAACTACCACTATATTCTCAAGACGTTGCAGAACTCTGAGCTGTTGAACTTAGTTGCCTTGGTTGAACCCCAGTGCGACAAGATGTACAATGACCAGATCATGGAGCAGAAGAAGTTGTATTCGCAGAG CTGGAGTAAAGTACTACATTACCTGAATCATGAGGATGTCCCACTATCTGTAATACAAGCTGGGAAGTTGCGAGACAAAGACCGACAACTTATTAAGGACAAGTTTTCA GGTTTCaacaaggagatggaagagatgtGCCGAGTACAGCGCAGTTACTCCATCCCGGACCGAGAACTGTGTGTCAGCCTCAAGAGAGATAACATGGAATACATTTTGCCAAAGTACCAGATCTTCTATGATAA gtATGTCAGTGTACCCTTCACCAAGAATGCAGAGAAATATGTTAAGTACAGCCCAGCAGACGTGTCCACCATGATTGACAAATTCTTTGATGTGGCTGCGTAA